One genomic region from Anopheles bellator chromosome 2, idAnoBellAS_SP24_06.2, whole genome shotgun sequence encodes:
- the LOC131209099 gene encoding beta-hexosaminidase subunit beta-like produces the protein MAAIHVLQGIAIIIAIVVCTDGYIVEPGPVVKATKGEVWPKPRNQTTTQHFSVIKAGSFRFQATNYTCDILTKALDRYQKIVLSTGNASSRRVARNRGFSSPVTNDIRDGHRTWRADNNFVDYLEEVTVDLKAPCEALPYLGMDEEYSVTVNDYSATISSFSVWGILRGLETFSQLVVLSDDGSTLRVNSTTISDGPRFSHRGLLVDTSRHFVDTRTLVKILDGMAYNKLNVFHWHIVDDHSFPYESRVFPELSAQGAFHPSMVYSQADIAMIIEQATLRGIRVMPEFDTPGHTRSWGVSHPELLTACQDQYKGKLGPMDPTRESTYTFLATLFRELIGVFPDRYVHLGGDEVGFECWASNANILEFMKQNRLYSFEMLEETFIQRIVDQIDVLNRSSLVWQEVYVNGVRLPNGTVVHVWTGNRQDLLSKITHDGLPALLSSCWYLDHLSTGGDWRKFYNCDPHDFVGTGAQKALVLGGEACMWSEVVNDHNILPRIFPRVSATAEKLWSPATVDNADLAAHRLEEHTCRMNHRGIPAQPPNGPGFCI, from the exons ATGGCCGCGATCCACGTCCTACAGGGTATCGCGATCATCATCGCGATCGTTGTCTGCACCGACGGATACATCGTCGAGCCGGGGCCCGTTGTGAAGGCCACCAAAG GGGAAGTGTGGCCGAAACCGCGGAACCAAACCACGACCCAGCACTTCAGCGTAATCAAGGccggttcgttccgtttccag GCGACCAACTACACCTGCGACATCCTGACCAAAGCCCTCGATCGGTACCAGAAAATTGTGCTGTCAACGGGAAACGCTAGCAGCCGGCGAGTGGCGAGGAACCGAGGATTCTCCTCGCCCGTGACCAACGATATCCGCGACGGACATCGGACCTGGCGTGCGGACAACAACTTCGTT GACTATCTGGAGGAGGTGACCGTGGACCTGAAAGCGCCCTGCGAAGCCCTGCCGTACCTAGGAATGGACGAGGAGT ATTCGGTCACGGTCAACGACTACAGTGCCACCATTTCATCGTTCTCCGTGTGGGGTATCCTTCGGGGATTGGAAACATTCTCGCAGCTGGTGGTCCTCTCCGACGATGGCAGTACG CTACGGGTTAATTCGACGACGATCTCCGATGGTCCCCGGTTTTCGCACCGTGGCCTTCTGGTGGACACTTCGCGCCACTTTGTCGACACGCGCACGCTGGTGAAGATCCTGGACGGGATGGCCTACAATAAGCTGAACGTGTTCCATTGGCACATCGTGGACGACCACAGCTTCCCGTACGAGAGCCGCGTCTTCCCGGAGCTGAGCGCCCAGGGTGCGTTCCACCCGTCGATGGTGTACTCGCAGGCGGACATTGCGATGATCATCGAGCAGGCGACGTTGCGGGGTATCCGGGTGATGCCGGAGTTTGACACGCCCGGCCACACGCGCTCCTGGGGCGTGTCGCATCCGGAGCTGCTGACCGCGTGCCAGGATCAGTACAAGGGGAAACTGGGGCCGATGGATCCGACCCGCGAATCGACCTACACCTTCCTGGCGACCCTGTTCCGCGAGTTGATCGGCGTGTTTCCCGATCGGTACGTACATCTAGGCGGTGACGAGGTGGGCTTCGAGTGCTGGGCCAGCAACGCCAATATCCTGGAGTTTATGAAGCAGAACCGACTGTACTCGTTTGAGATGCTCGAGGAAACGTTTATTCAGCGGATCGTCGATCAGATCGACGTGCTGAATCGCAGCTCGCTGGTGTGGCAGGAGGTGTACGTGAACGGGGTGCGGCTTCCGAATGGCACGGTGGTCCACGTgtggaccggaaaccggcagGATTTGCTCAGTAAG ATCACCCACGATGGGTTGCCGGCGCTACTGTCGTCCTGCTGGTACCTGGACCACCTGAGCACCGGGGGCGATTGGCGGAAGTTCTACAACTGTGATCCGCACGATTTCGTCGGCACCGGAGCCCAAAAGGCGTTGGTGCTGGGCGGTGAGGCGTGCATGTGGTCCGAGGTTGTGAACGACCACAACATACTGCCCCGGATTTTCCCCCGTGTTTCGGCCACGGCCGAGAAGCTTTGGTCACCGGCGACCGTGGACAATGCGGACCTGGCTGCCCACCGGCTGGAGGAGCACACGTGCCGCATGAACCACCGTGGCATCCCGGCACAGCCCCCGAACGGACCGGGATTCTGCATTTAA